DNA from Rhinatrema bivittatum chromosome 16, aRhiBiv1.1, whole genome shotgun sequence:
TATCCTCTTGAGGAAAGTTCAGATTATTTCAGTAAGTGGGTGTCTTACACAGGtctatctttttctttctcttgcaAGTGTGGAAATGTTTCTTCTTACAGTCATGGCTTATGATCGCTACGTTGCAATTTGTCACCCCCTGCGCTATGCTGTGATTATGAATCAGAGGCTCTGTGTATTGATGGCTGCAGGGACCTGGATCTTTGGGTTTCTGGAAATCCTGGTTTACCCATTTCTTGTGTATTATTTGTCTTATTGTGGATCCAATGagattaaccatttcttctgtgatctCTCAGCATTGCTGAAACTCTCCTGCACTGGTACCTCCTCCATTGAACGTGTGACATACATTTTGGGGGTATGTGTGGAAACTCCCTGCTTCATTTCAATTCTTATATCTTACGTCTACATCATCTCCACCATTCTAAGGATCCGTTCCGCAGAGGGGAGACGCAAAGCCTTcgccacctgctcctcccacctcacggtCGTTATTCTCTTTTATGGGACAATATTTGGTTTGTATGTGAGACCAACATCCATGCAATCAGTAGAGCAAAGCAAGGGAGTTGCTTTATTGTATAACGTTTTAATTCCAATGGTGAACCCCATGATTTATAGCCTGAGAAACAGAGAAGTAAAGGGAGCcctaagaaaattattttcctagaAATCAGAAGGTCATTTTCTGTGTTTCTGAATGTGAAATCTCTCTGCTAATGAAGCATGAACTGGGGAGTCTATTTTCTAAATGCCAGTAACAGGggttggggtgggaggctgcatcTAAAACTGAGTTTACATGCTATTTTGTCACCCTATTTATTGAAGAATTATGGTTCTATTTCAAGCCTGAACTCACATTTTTAGGTGCAAAAACATTTAGATCTGCatgacagtatatttatttatttaacattttttatataccgatattcatgtagacaattacatatcacttcggtttacagtataagaATAATGAGCATGTAGGAAtgctttacatttaacagggatttATTCCTAAATCTGCAGTTGTTTTGCAAAGTTGAGCAGTCTTATGGCATTTCCTACACCTTAAGTACAAACAAAGAGCCACACTGCGAACCTATATACTGAAAAGTCAAATATAGAACAAAAGGTATCGCCTAATCAACATCCAAAATGCTCTTCAGCAAcagataataaatattatatgaATCGGacccgcatcagcaagccttagaCGACATGCTTAGTGATGAGctaagccgtccggtcttttcaatcattatCGGCCCAAGAGGGATTTTTTGAAAATACACCAACCGGTGCTGAAAGTGTCTATAATTATTTATCTATGCCCATCAAATATTCCTTATGGTAGTTGAAAATCACatgttgcataagaacataatggGTCATGCTGTGTTAGAAtaatgatccatcaagcccagcatcctgcctcagACAGAGGCCAATCCGGGGTAACTGGAGGTTCCCAGAAGATCCTTTCCCAGATCTAGAAAGAATGCTATCTCTGTGCCTGCCTAGCTAacaattgttaatggacttttactccaggaatttgtccaaatcttttttaaactcagctgtgCTTTTAACCTTGACCACATTCTTCAGCAACAAACCCCGCatattaattgtgcattgactgaaaaaaattctttctatggtttgttttaaatctgctggttataAGTTCCATGGCATGTCTCCTAGTCTTAGTGTTATTTGATAAGGTAAATAACTATGTCCTGTTTTTTTGATTCtcaccgctcatgattttataaatctctatcatagcCCTTCTCacttatctcttctccaagctaaaaagcccaAATCTGTTTAGTCTTAtttcataagggagcttttcccatcccttttatcattgttGTCACCCTCCTCAGTatcttttctatgtccactatgtcttttgacatggggtgaccagaactgcaatatgatattctccattttattctccattcttttcagaatcatttctaacattctatttgatttttttatgaCTACCACACTCTGAtcaaccgccttgaaatgaatttgaaagccggtatataaggttgaataaataaaataaataaataaatattgtccaaaaggactccaaggtccttttacTAAgtggttacttataatacagaATCTgaattgtgtacctgtagtttggATAATTTGTCCTTAtatgcttcactttgcacttgtctacattaagtTTCAACTTCCACTCAGATGCCCCATTACCTAGTCTTCAAATGTTCTCCTACAATTCCCTACAATCAGCTTTTGTTTTTAACTACTTtggataattttgtgtcatctgcaaatttgataacctcacatgCTGCTCCCTTGATGGTCAAAGGTTGCAATTTTATGCAACATGATACCTGAGTCATAATTTTCAATGACTACCAAGGACTTGTTTCCCATCTATGCTGTTCTTAGCATATGCTAATTCATTTTAGAGTGTGCTATAATGATATATCACAGGCtagaaagcagaaagaaaattaaaaggaaaCAGCAGGAAACTAAATGAAATATGTTCCATGCACACCCCCAGTCATGTCCTACAAGCTTTCAGTCTCTACAGCtcgcagctgggatgtatccttaatAATgaagacaggaataactgggcagcaTGATTAGGCTGGatgttctttttctgccctcatctaCTAGGTGGACCAATGAAAcaagagggtaggctatctaaaaaagccgtgagggcaacaaaatgGGTTAGACACCAATAGGTTGACCAATATGAAGCTTTATTTGGATGGAGATGTATTCTTTATATATTGTGCCTgcctcaggccgagtttcacccacaaccagggctgcctcaggggctaaaacagaaataacaaatatatctaaacaaaacaggacatacagaacatgattaaaaaaataattgaatatGCATACAAATATAATGGTAACATATAAAATAACTGAAACTGTGCCCAGAGCAACTCAATTTATATGGTGGAAAAAGTCTGGTAAGAATCCTATAAACGTTAGTGATGACCCCCttccctattctctctctctcatgtcctTGAAGAAGGACATGAGAGAatccgaaacattgtacagtgtcgggcatGAAGTAGCAATGTGTTGAATTCGCACATCGCTGGAAAGCCGTGGGCATAAAGTTCGTGGTTGGTAGTtgtaaagcaaaaagaaaaaatgttccaAGATGACAAATGGCGATATTAAGATAAGTTCTGTGAATTATACATGTTAATTTTAGAATACATGTTCTTCAAAGATAAAATATTTACCATAAGATTTTATTTTAACACACGGGTGATAGaagcacaaaaaaatataaaaaaggatcGTCAATAATtcatggactgacctatgattaaatataaggcagagtgacaatggTTATACATCACCACACAacgatgcctattatgatggtcaataaTAAGAGCGTCCAATGATTTGAGAGAATAGGGATGGGGGTCATCACTAACGTttataacatataaaataaaacagcttACAGGGAACACATGCAAAACAGCACATAGTGGGAAAGCATGAATCTGAAGACAGAGGTGGCGTGATATTTATGATTTTACCTGTGTGCTTTAaatcataatattttattttgttgcccTCATCTACTAGGTTACTGTGCTATTATCATCCTAAATTGCATTGCTTGTATTGAACATCCACTGGAATTTCTAgagcctgaattttaaaaaagttcttAACGTGAGATTAATTTGTTGAATTACAGAATCTTGCCTGGGATGAGCAAAGAGAATTCTTAGCTACAGTGGAGTAAAGGGATTGGATGCACCTagggactgtaactttcaaaACAGCTTGCAGGCCCATTTTGGTGCATGTGCGTTGGCGCGTGCCCAGATACGTgggcattttataacttgcgcgcatatatgcatgcatgttataaagtgaCCTGGCTGTGGACACATATACACCTAATTTTGAGTGGgcgcacaaatcctgcttctaccatgtaagctGGGAGATTTTTAAAGCATGCACACGCCTACACCCTTGCCATtttcaccagttcttccaccagttcgccaagttaagagctaggtcctccaaaccccctagtttaaaagcgttcactcccccccagttacctcagacccttAAATCATCTCAGTTCAggctagttttcttttttaaacttaaacCTCCTCCATAGCTGTAGTAAACTTACATGCAGAAGGAGATGCATGCACATCttgtgtggcttttaaaatatggtgggtgggtgtgtgcaAGATTGACTTGtgcacgcatcccctaattgatgtgtacgcttgacttttaaaatccaccttatagtaaaccctaaaccaccacctcacctcaggctattagctggccctcctatagagatataaatagtcgACTACTATGAAGACCTCATAGagtcagactctctctctctctcctatgttattatagcattttgatgaatctcgGGGTAAGTACATAACTTTTCTAGTATTGTCTAGTGACACAGAAGCATTGTAGGCATGATATCTGAACACATTGCTACAGATTTTCATAGAAAAGTCTCTTTTGTCATATCTTGCCTAGAGACAAGGGCAAATAGATATTTATCTGATATTGTTTTGCAGTTAgtgcaaaagaaaatatttatatgttaatttttattttaatataagaAGCTATATGTGTCCAGAAGGAATGCTTGGGGGATTATGATAAATAATTTAGGGGTGAATAGTTAGTGCATTTGTCCAGTATTTAGCTGGTCAATTTCCTACATTTTAAATTTCCTTCATGCTGAATgcctctgagttatctggctaagtagttagctagttaaaacttagccagataacctggAGATGTTCCAAGGGTATTATGGTAGCAGAgtttttatctggctatcttaactTGATAGCACAAAATTATTTGGTGTTTTCCagctaagggagtcatttatcaaagtgctatatggcattttcacatgcttttgtgacatagtgagggcaaaggtagcgccggtgccattttgaagattggcaatacggcccgcgtgcaggaggtcgctcccggacccccgctggacttttggcaagtcttgtggggatcaggaggcccccccccaagctggccaaaagtccctgggggtccagcgggggtctgggggcgatctccagcaggcgtgacgtcggaagccaggaaacaaaatggcgccagcgctacctttgccctgtcacatgataagggcaaagggccaccggcgccatttctcaacgcagccgtggccagagagagaaagggagattgcgtcgggaacccccaatggaccccaagtaatttaaaacattttgggggggttcgggagggtgggggatttcttttaaaggttcggggtgggttttagggtttttttggtgtgccggttttcccgccctcccccgatttacaatttttaacgattttttaaaacaaaaaaacccaacgataagatttccctcccccccccagccaaaatcgatcattaagacgatcgatcacacgattcacacctctaatgcAAACTGCTAAGATAgagcactttgcaataaacagcctattaccataaaacctgccccttttcctatcacatacaatatttagtgcattttgataaatccaggcctaagatagctaAGAATGCCTGAAAGCAGGCctataattagccagataaacttatccagctaacttcccaatagctgggtatattcagcagcatgccaATGCTATtaaactttttttcctttttcacagACAGGACAATGATATTGACCTACCCAAAAAAAGAAGTTAAGTTCTCTATGTATTATTCTGAATTCTGATTTGCATTTGGAGAAACAAACTATTTTAATTCCTTGTTTTTCGGAATGCCAGCAAAACCTTTGTGCAAGCTACACATAATTCAGAACACTGCTGTGTGTATAGTCACCGGGAGCCCTAGAAGACGATCAACCAAGCCGTTATTAGCCTTCCATTGGCTCCCAATGAGTATGCGTTGTAAATTCAAAATTTTGATTGCTTATATTTAAGACATTGTTTGATTTATGTCCTctgcatttaaaaagaaaatgaaaatggtATGAGGCAAACAGGAGATTATGCTCtacaaaaaaaatatcttttggaGGTCCCCAGTGTTAAGGCTTTTCAACAGAAATGTTTACAAAAAAGGTCTTTCTCTGCAGGTGTGCCCAGTTTGTGGAACTCCCACCctttaaatttgaaaaaagaaaaagatttcttGAAGTTTCATAAGAATCTGAAAATGTGGCTCATGAGAGTGGCTTATAGTGATTAAATGTGGttagattttgtattttataattgcTGTAATTAAAgttattatgattgttttttgatttgttgtaaattgctttggaaGATTGATCAGGAAAGTGATTAATGAAGAGTAGAttaatgaagagtagtaaatcacctggaccggatggtatacaccccagagttctgaaggaactaaaaaatgaaatttcagacctattagtaaaaatttgtaacttatcattaaaatcatccattgtacttgaagactggaggatagcaaatgtaaccccaatatttaaaaagggctccaggggcgatccgggaaactacagaccggttagcctgacgtcagtgccaggaaaaatagtggaaagtgttctaaacatcaaaatcacagaacatatagaaagacatggtttaatggaacaaagtcagcatggctttacccagggcaagtcttgcctcacaaatctgcttcacttttttgaaggagttaataaacatgtggataaaggtgaaccggtagatatagtatacttggattttcagaaggcgtttgacaaagttcctcatgagaggcttctaggaaaagtaaaaagtcgtgggataggtggcgatgtcctttcgtggattgcaaactggctaaaagacaggaaacagagagtaggattaaatgggcaattttctcagtggaagggagtggacagtggagtgcctcagggatctgtattgggacccttactgttcaatatatttataaatgatctggaaagaaatacgacgagtgagataatcaaatttgcagatgacacaaaattgttcagagtagttaaatcacaagcagattgtgataaattgcaggaagaccttgtgagactggaaaattgggcatccaaatggcagatgaaatttaatgtggataagtgcaaggtgatgcatatagggaaaaataacccatgctataattacacgatgttgggttccatattaggtgctacaacccaagaaagagatctaggtgtcatagtggataacacattgaaatcgtcggttcagtgtgctgcggcagtcaaaaaagcaaacagaatgttgggaattattagaaaaggaatgatgaataaaatggaaaatgtcataatgcctctgtatcgctccatggtgagaccacaccttgaatactgtgtacaattctggtcgccgcatctcaaaaaagatataattgcgatggagaaggtacagagaagggctaccaaaatgataaggggaatggaacaactcccctatgaggaaagactaaagaggttaggacttttcagcttggagaagagacgactgaggggggatatgatagaggtgtttaaaatcatgagaggtctagaatgggtagatgtgaatcggttatttactctttcggatagtagaaagactaggggacactccatgaagttagcatggggcacatttaaaactaatcggag
Protein-coding regions in this window:
- the LOC115077620 gene encoding olfactory receptor 5V1-like, with the translated sequence MEKENITTVTEFIILGFPEFPELTIPLFLLFLLSYLIILMGNLTIIALTCLDPHLHTPMYFFLCNLSFLDISSTSVTLPKLLDILLRKVQIISVSGCLTQVYLFLSLASVEMFLLTVMAYDRYVAICHPLRYAVIMNQRLCVLMAAGTWIFGFLEILVYPFLVYYLSYCGSNEINHFFCDLSALLKLSCTGTSSIERVTYILGVCVETPCFISILISYVYIISTILRIRSAEGRRKAFATCSSHLTVVILFYGTIFGLYVRPTSMQSVEQSKGVALLYNVLIPMVNPMIYSLRNREVKGALRKLFS